One region of Daphnia pulicaria isolate SC F1-1A chromosome 7, SC_F0-13Bv2, whole genome shotgun sequence genomic DNA includes:
- the LOC124349012 gene encoding uncharacterized protein LOC124349012 isoform X4 has protein sequence MKKMREATTTTATRIAPLCVYYFLIFQTSLLFLLSGTVAASAAEATGAIEKMESGESSSFPSHPLLDPDVQADEPWSNNNNPNQQQPVVNGDGVATPSLMDLSTGLMGLDSTGLLAGNGDEQQPGGSSSGGGSESGPLFDPTTERNVTVLVGRTANLHCRVRYLGNRTVSWIRHRDVHILTVGRYTYASDQRFTIVKSRPTEDWTLQIKFTQARDAGLYECQVSTQPHRSQFIRLNVVAPKAVILGGPEFHVDVGSHVNLTCIVQFSPEPPEYVFWHHHDQELRHDSSRGGVAIVTDKTNPVTSTSLLLRQVRLSDSGKYSCTPSNADPASVTLHVLQGERPAAMQSNGASPCSIHWILLLFLPLLCCRFDHRLVAWIT, from the exons atgaagaaaatgagggAAGCGACAACAACGACAGCGACTAGAATAGCGCCGCTCTGCGTTTATTATTTCCTCATTTTCCAGACGAgtctcctcttcctcctctcAG GAACAGTTGCAGCATCTGCGGCGGAGGCCACCGGAGCTATCGAGAAAATGGAATCCGGCGAATCCTCTTCTTTTCCGTCTCATCCACTGCTGGACCCGGACGTCCAGGCCGACGAGccctggagcaacaacaacaacccgaaCCAACAACAGCCCGTCGTCAACGGAGACGGGGTGGCCACTCCGTCACTGATGGACCTGTCGACCGGATTGATGGGACTCGACTCGACGGGACTACTGGCCGGCAACGGCGACGAGCAGCAGCCGGGCGGCAGCAGTTCGGGCGGTGGCAGCGAATCCGGTCCGCTTTTCGACCCGACCACCGAGCGAAATGTCACCGTCCTGGTCGGACGGACGGCCAATTTGCATTGCCGCGTCCGTTACCTTGGCAACCGAACG GTGAGCTGGATCCGGCACCGTGACGTGCACATCCTGACTGTGGGTCGATACACGTACGCATCCGACCAGAGGTTCACTATCGTCAAGTCGCGACCCACCGAGGACTGGACGCTGCAGATCAAATTCACGCAGGCCAGGGACGCGGGATTGTACGAGTGCCAGGTCTCCACTCAACCCCACCGCAGCCAATTCATCCGCCTCAATGTCGTCG CTCCCAAGGCGGTGATTCTGGGCGGCCCCGAGTTCCACGTCGACGTGGGCAGTCACGTCAATCTGACTTGTATCGTCCAGTTCAGTCCCGAACCTCCAGAGTACGTCTTTTGGCATCATCACGATCaa GAGCTGAGACACGATTCGTCGCGTGGAGGCGTCGCCATCGTGACGGATAAGACAAATCCAGTCACTTCGACTTCCCTGCTGCTCCGCCAAGTGCGGCTCTCCGATTCCGGCAAATATTCGTGCACGCCGTCCAACGCTGACCCGGCGTCCGTTACCCTTCACGTCCTACAAG GTGAGAGACCAGCTGCCATGCAGAGCAACGGAGCATCACCTTGTTCAATCCACTGGATTCTCCTCCTGTTCCTTCCGCTGCTCTGCTGCCGGTTCGATCATCGTCTCGTCGCCTGGATCACGTGA
- the LOC124349012 gene encoding uncharacterized protein LOC124349012 isoform X2, giving the protein MKKMREATTTTATRIAPLCVYYFLIFQTSLLFLLSVAASAAEATGAIEKMESGESSSFPSHPLLDPDVQADEPWSNNNNPNQQQPVVNGDGVATPSLMDLSTGLMGLDSTGLLAGNGDEQQPGGSSSGGGSESGPLFDPTTERNVTVLVGRTANLHCRVRYLGNRTVSWIRHRDVHILTVGRYTYASDQRFTIVKSRPTEDWTLQIKFTQARDAGLYECQVSTQPHRSQFIRLNVVDDSPVGDQGHAASTGSKSSKLGKKNLAQYPPKAVILGGPEFHVDVGSHVNLTCIVQFSPEPPEYVFWHHHDQELRHDSSRGGVAIVTDKTNPVTSTSLLLRQVRLSDSGKYSCTPSNADPASVTLHVLQGERPAAMQSNGASPCSIHWILLLFLPLLCCRFDHRLVAWIT; this is encoded by the exons atgaagaaaatgagggAAGCGACAACAACGACAGCGACTAGAATAGCGCCGCTCTGCGTTTATTATTTCCTCATTTTCCAGACGAgtctcctcttcctcctctcAG TTGCAGCATCTGCGGCGGAGGCCACCGGAGCTATCGAGAAAATGGAATCCGGCGAATCCTCTTCTTTTCCGTCTCATCCACTGCTGGACCCGGACGTCCAGGCCGACGAGccctggagcaacaacaacaacccgaaCCAACAACAGCCCGTCGTCAACGGAGACGGGGTGGCCACTCCGTCACTGATGGACCTGTCGACCGGATTGATGGGACTCGACTCGACGGGACTACTGGCCGGCAACGGCGACGAGCAGCAGCCGGGCGGCAGCAGTTCGGGCGGTGGCAGCGAATCCGGTCCGCTTTTCGACCCGACCACCGAGCGAAATGTCACCGTCCTGGTCGGACGGACGGCCAATTTGCATTGCCGCGTCCGTTACCTTGGCAACCGAACG GTGAGCTGGATCCGGCACCGTGACGTGCACATCCTGACTGTGGGTCGATACACGTACGCATCCGACCAGAGGTTCACTATCGTCAAGTCGCGACCCACCGAGGACTGGACGCTGCAGATCAAATTCACGCAGGCCAGGGACGCGGGATTGTACGAGTGCCAGGTCTCCACTCAACCCCACCGCAGCCAATTCATCCGCCTCAATGTCGTCG ATGACAGTCCCGTCGGTGATCAGGGTCACGCGGCCAGCACCGGATCAAAGTCATCCAAACTAGGCAAAAAGAATCTCGCCCAGTACC CTCCCAAGGCGGTGATTCTGGGCGGCCCCGAGTTCCACGTCGACGTGGGCAGTCACGTCAATCTGACTTGTATCGTCCAGTTCAGTCCCGAACCTCCAGAGTACGTCTTTTGGCATCATCACGATCaa GAGCTGAGACACGATTCGTCGCGTGGAGGCGTCGCCATCGTGACGGATAAGACAAATCCAGTCACTTCGACTTCCCTGCTGCTCCGCCAAGTGCGGCTCTCCGATTCCGGCAAATATTCGTGCACGCCGTCCAACGCTGACCCGGCGTCCGTTACCCTTCACGTCCTACAAG GTGAGAGACCAGCTGCCATGCAGAGCAACGGAGCATCACCTTGTTCAATCCACTGGATTCTCCTCCTGTTCCTTCCGCTGCTCTGCTGCCGGTTCGATCATCGTCTCGTCGCCTGGATCACGTGA
- the LOC124349012 gene encoding uncharacterized protein LOC124349012 isoform X1, with product MKKMREATTTTATRIAPLCVYYFLIFQTSLLFLLSGTVAASAAEATGAIEKMESGESSSFPSHPLLDPDVQADEPWSNNNNPNQQQPVVNGDGVATPSLMDLSTGLMGLDSTGLLAGNGDEQQPGGSSSGGGSESGPLFDPTTERNVTVLVGRTANLHCRVRYLGNRTVSWIRHRDVHILTVGRYTYASDQRFTIVKSRPTEDWTLQIKFTQARDAGLYECQVSTQPHRSQFIRLNVVDDSPVGDQGHAASTGSKSSKLGKKNLAQYPPKAVILGGPEFHVDVGSHVNLTCIVQFSPEPPEYVFWHHHDQELRHDSSRGGVAIVTDKTNPVTSTSLLLRQVRLSDSGKYSCTPSNADPASVTLHVLQGERPAAMQSNGASPCSIHWILLLFLPLLCCRFDHRLVAWIT from the exons atgaagaaaatgagggAAGCGACAACAACGACAGCGACTAGAATAGCGCCGCTCTGCGTTTATTATTTCCTCATTTTCCAGACGAgtctcctcttcctcctctcAG GAACAGTTGCAGCATCTGCGGCGGAGGCCACCGGAGCTATCGAGAAAATGGAATCCGGCGAATCCTCTTCTTTTCCGTCTCATCCACTGCTGGACCCGGACGTCCAGGCCGACGAGccctggagcaacaacaacaacccgaaCCAACAACAGCCCGTCGTCAACGGAGACGGGGTGGCCACTCCGTCACTGATGGACCTGTCGACCGGATTGATGGGACTCGACTCGACGGGACTACTGGCCGGCAACGGCGACGAGCAGCAGCCGGGCGGCAGCAGTTCGGGCGGTGGCAGCGAATCCGGTCCGCTTTTCGACCCGACCACCGAGCGAAATGTCACCGTCCTGGTCGGACGGACGGCCAATTTGCATTGCCGCGTCCGTTACCTTGGCAACCGAACG GTGAGCTGGATCCGGCACCGTGACGTGCACATCCTGACTGTGGGTCGATACACGTACGCATCCGACCAGAGGTTCACTATCGTCAAGTCGCGACCCACCGAGGACTGGACGCTGCAGATCAAATTCACGCAGGCCAGGGACGCGGGATTGTACGAGTGCCAGGTCTCCACTCAACCCCACCGCAGCCAATTCATCCGCCTCAATGTCGTCG ATGACAGTCCCGTCGGTGATCAGGGTCACGCGGCCAGCACCGGATCAAAGTCATCCAAACTAGGCAAAAAGAATCTCGCCCAGTACC CTCCCAAGGCGGTGATTCTGGGCGGCCCCGAGTTCCACGTCGACGTGGGCAGTCACGTCAATCTGACTTGTATCGTCCAGTTCAGTCCCGAACCTCCAGAGTACGTCTTTTGGCATCATCACGATCaa GAGCTGAGACACGATTCGTCGCGTGGAGGCGTCGCCATCGTGACGGATAAGACAAATCCAGTCACTTCGACTTCCCTGCTGCTCCGCCAAGTGCGGCTCTCCGATTCCGGCAAATATTCGTGCACGCCGTCCAACGCTGACCCGGCGTCCGTTACCCTTCACGTCCTACAAG GTGAGAGACCAGCTGCCATGCAGAGCAACGGAGCATCACCTTGTTCAATCCACTGGATTCTCCTCCTGTTCCTTCCGCTGCTCTGCTGCCGGTTCGATCATCGTCTCGTCGCCTGGATCACGTGA
- the LOC124349012 gene encoding uncharacterized protein LOC124349012 isoform X3 yields MKKMREATTTTATRIAPLCVYYFLIFQTSLLFLLSGTVAASAAEATGAIEKMESGESSSFPSHPLLDPDVQADEPWSNNNNPNQQQPVVNGDGVATPSLMDLSTGLMGLDSTGLLAGNGDEQQPGGSSSGGGSESGPLFDPTTERNVTVLVGRTANLHCRVRYLGNRTVSWIRHRDVHILTVGRYTYASDQRFTIVKSRPTEDWTLQIKFTQARDAGLYECQVSTQPHRSQFIRLNVVDDSPVGDQGHAASTGSKSSKLAPKAVILGGPEFHVDVGSHVNLTCIVQFSPEPPEYVFWHHHDQELRHDSSRGGVAIVTDKTNPVTSTSLLLRQVRLSDSGKYSCTPSNADPASVTLHVLQGERPAAMQSNGASPCSIHWILLLFLPLLCCRFDHRLVAWIT; encoded by the exons atgaagaaaatgagggAAGCGACAACAACGACAGCGACTAGAATAGCGCCGCTCTGCGTTTATTATTTCCTCATTTTCCAGACGAgtctcctcttcctcctctcAG GAACAGTTGCAGCATCTGCGGCGGAGGCCACCGGAGCTATCGAGAAAATGGAATCCGGCGAATCCTCTTCTTTTCCGTCTCATCCACTGCTGGACCCGGACGTCCAGGCCGACGAGccctggagcaacaacaacaacccgaaCCAACAACAGCCCGTCGTCAACGGAGACGGGGTGGCCACTCCGTCACTGATGGACCTGTCGACCGGATTGATGGGACTCGACTCGACGGGACTACTGGCCGGCAACGGCGACGAGCAGCAGCCGGGCGGCAGCAGTTCGGGCGGTGGCAGCGAATCCGGTCCGCTTTTCGACCCGACCACCGAGCGAAATGTCACCGTCCTGGTCGGACGGACGGCCAATTTGCATTGCCGCGTCCGTTACCTTGGCAACCGAACG GTGAGCTGGATCCGGCACCGTGACGTGCACATCCTGACTGTGGGTCGATACACGTACGCATCCGACCAGAGGTTCACTATCGTCAAGTCGCGACCCACCGAGGACTGGACGCTGCAGATCAAATTCACGCAGGCCAGGGACGCGGGATTGTACGAGTGCCAGGTCTCCACTCAACCCCACCGCAGCCAATTCATCCGCCTCAATGTCGTCG ATGACAGTCCCGTCGGTGATCAGGGTCACGCGGCCAGCACCGGATCAAAGTCATCCAAACTAG CTCCCAAGGCGGTGATTCTGGGCGGCCCCGAGTTCCACGTCGACGTGGGCAGTCACGTCAATCTGACTTGTATCGTCCAGTTCAGTCCCGAACCTCCAGAGTACGTCTTTTGGCATCATCACGATCaa GAGCTGAGACACGATTCGTCGCGTGGAGGCGTCGCCATCGTGACGGATAAGACAAATCCAGTCACTTCGACTTCCCTGCTGCTCCGCCAAGTGCGGCTCTCCGATTCCGGCAAATATTCGTGCACGCCGTCCAACGCTGACCCGGCGTCCGTTACCCTTCACGTCCTACAAG GTGAGAGACCAGCTGCCATGCAGAGCAACGGAGCATCACCTTGTTCAATCCACTGGATTCTCCTCCTGTTCCTTCCGCTGCTCTGCTGCCGGTTCGATCATCGTCTCGTCGCCTGGATCACGTGA